Within the Myxococcus virescens genome, the region TGTACTCGCCATCCGGCTTCGTGAGGTCGCCCTCGATGGTGTCGTCCTCGAAGTCGATGTTGGTCGTCTTGGAGTAGCGCACATTGCCCTCCCCTGGACCACCCGGGTTGGAGCCCTCGTCCTGGGCCAGGGCGGGCGTCACCGCGAGCACCGCACACAGCATCAACGCCTTACGCATCACTGCCTCCCGGAAGGGACCCGAAGGCCCCTTCGCACACCGAATCCCCGGATGAGGGGGAAACACAAGGTTCGCATCATCCCCCGTGCCCCCGCCACAGCGAAGGCACTCGGGGGCGTCCCAACTTTCACAGCAGGTCGTCTTCCGGCTCCCCGGGTTCCGCCGAGCCTGCATTCTTCTGGTCGGAGTTTCCGTTCGCGGGGGCGGGCGCTGGCGGCGTGTTGCCGCTGGCGGGGGTGACCTGCGGCGCGGGGCCCGTGCCGGAGGCCGGCGTCGCGGCGGTGGCGGGCGGGTTCGCCGCCCCGGCCGCCTTCTCCGCGGCCTGCATCTGGGCCTGCTGCTGCTTCTGCAGCTCCTCCATCTGCTTCGCCTGCTCCTCGGCGAACTTGGCCTCGCGCTTCGCGTTGACGACGACCTCCACCTCGCGCAGCAGGGCGAACACGGGGGCCTCGGCGGGCAGCGCCACCTCACCGCCGGCCATGGCGATGTACTTGCGGTACAGCTCCGAGGCGCGCTCAGGCGCGTCCTTCACCTTGTGGAGGATGATGGCGCGGTTGAGGTTCACGGCCGCCAGCTCGGGGTCGAGCTTCTCCGCCTCGTCGTACTCCTGCATGGCCTTGTCGAACTGGCCCATGCCCTTGTAGGCGACGCCCAGGTCCAGGTGCGCGGCGGCGTTCTTCCCGTCCGCCTGGAGGATGCGGCGCAGGTGCTGCTCGGCGGCGGGGTAGTTCTCCGCGGCCAGGGCCAGCTGCGCCAGCTCCACGTGCGACGGCACGTAGTCCTCGCGGACCTCCAGCGCCTTCTTGAATGACAGGCGCGCGTCATCCACATCCCCTTCCTGCAGGAGGATGAGGCCCACGGCGTGGTGGAGCTCCGGGTCCGCCGCGTCCAGCTTCACGCCGCGCAGGGCCACCAGCTTCGCCATGGCGAGCTGCTTGCGATCCAGGTAGCTGCGGATCATCACCTTCAGCGCGGTGGTGGACTGCGGGTCGCGCATCAGCGCGGCGCGCGTCAGGTCCATGGCCTTGGTGTGGTCCCCCTGCTGCCGGAAGATCTCCGCCAGCCGCGCGCGGGACTGCGCGTCATCCGGGTAGCGCTGGAGCACCTCCTGGTACAGCGCCACCGCGCCGGCGACGTTGCCCGCGTTCTGCTCCATCACCGCCAGGTTCTCAGAGGCCTGACGCAGCGAGGGCTTCTTCGTGAGCGCCGTCTTGTAGTGGTTGCGCGCCTCGGTCAGCTTGCCCTGGCGCTCGGCGAGCACACCCAGGTTGTAGTCGGCCTCGGCGAGGTTCCCGTCCGCCTCCAGGGCGGACTGGAACTTCCGCTCCAGCGACGGGTAGTCGATGGCCTTGGCCTTCTTCTGCGTGTCGAACGCCTTCAGCGCGTCCTCGAAGCGGGCCTTGGCCGTGTTGGAGATGGGCTGCACGGCCTCCGTCTTGCCGGCGTTCGGATCCGCCGTCTTGGCCGTGCCGGGGCCGGTGGCCTTGGAGGAAGTACAACCGGCGGCGGCCAGCGAGACAGCCGCCAACAGGGGGAACAGGCGCATGGTGCGGGTCGTCCGGTTCATTAGAGGAAGTCCTCCGGCTCCTCGTCATTCCCGCCCTGCTTCGCGGGAGTGGCGCCGTCGGTGGTGGCCGCCGGGCGGGCGTCCACCTGAGTCTCGGTCTGCGAGCGCAGCTGCGCGGTGAGGTCCGTCAGGTCCTCCTGCAGCGTCTCCGCTCGGGCCTGCTGCGCGTCCGACGCCGCCTTGGGCGCCGGCGGCGGCACGTCCTGGATGGTGGCCAGCAGGTCGCCGCCAATGAGCTGCACGCGGCCCTTCAGCGCCACCTTCTCTTCGGGCATGTCGGGGTAGCGGTCCGGCTGGTACGTGGTGCGCAGCAGCTTCAGGCTCTCCGCGGCGCAATCGTTGTAGACGTCCAGCTCCCGGCTCTTGGCCACCGTGGCGGAGAACGCCTCGGTCGCCTTGTCCTTGAGCGGCTGCGCCTGGTTGGCGAACTCGTCGCGCAGCGCCTGCTCCGACTCCTCGTCCAGGCCGCGCGGCATGGGCGCGTTGATGAGGCGGTCGGCGAAGTGGTCATACGCCAGGCCAATGCGGTGCAGCGCGCAGATGGCGGGCTCGGGCGCGCCCAGCGTCACCGTCTGCACGTACTTCTTCTCCACCACCTGGAGCGCGCGGCTCTTGTCCTGGATGCTCGCCTTGAAGCGGTCCGG harbors:
- the cglF gene encoding adventurous gliding motility protein CglF, with amino-acid sequence MRKALMLCAVLAVTPALAQDEGSNPGGPGEGNVRYSKTTNIDFEDDTIEGDLTKPDGEYIDARERVKHSNLIRIREDFEDKVMQSVGEL
- the gltE gene encoding adventurous gliding motility TPR repeat lipoprotein GltE; protein product: MNRTTRTMRLFPLLAAVSLAAAGCTSSKATGPGTAKTADPNAGKTEAVQPISNTAKARFEDALKAFDTQKKAKAIDYPSLERKFQSALEADGNLAEADYNLGVLAERQGKLTEARNHYKTALTKKPSLRQASENLAVMEQNAGNVAGAVALYQEVLQRYPDDAQSRARLAEIFRQQGDHTKAMDLTRAALMRDPQSTTALKVMIRSYLDRKQLAMAKLVALRGVKLDAADPELHHAVGLILLQEGDVDDARLSFKKALEVREDYVPSHVELAQLALAAENYPAAEQHLRRILQADGKNAAAHLDLGVAYKGMGQFDKAMQEYDEAEKLDPELAAVNLNRAIILHKVKDAPERASELYRKYIAMAGGEVALPAEAPVFALLREVEVVVNAKREAKFAEEQAKQMEELQKQQQAQMQAAEKAAGAANPPATAATPASGTGPAPQVTPASGNTPPAPAPANGNSDQKNAGSAEPGEPEDDLL